A segment of the Streptococcus dysgalactiae subsp. dysgalactiae genome:
TCATCTTCTGCCTCGTTTTTGCTTACATTTACTGGTGTAACCTCAAAAGCGCTCGTAACCTCTACCTTCTTAAACAAGATGGTCAGAAAATCCCAAGTTTCAAAGAAGATTTTGTGACACTTGCCAATGGTCGTTTCCATATGACTTTAATGGCTATCCCACTGATTGGTGTGCTTTTATTCACCATTCTTCCTTTGATTTACATGATCTGTTTGGCCTTTACCAATTTTGATCATAATCACTTGCCTCCAAAATCTTTATTTGATTGGGTTGGTTTAGCTAACTTTGGTAATATTTTAAGTGGCCGTATGGCAGGAACTTTCTTCCCTGTCTTCTCATGGACTTTGATTTGGGCTGTTTTTGCGACAGTGACCAACTTCTTCTTTGGCATTGTCTTAGCCCTATTAATCAATACCAAGGGTCTAAAATGGAAGAAAATGTGGCGTACAATCTTTGTGATTACCATTGCTGTTCCTCAGTTTATCTCATTATTGATTATGCGGAACTTACTCAATGACGAAGGTCCACTCAATGCCCTTCTTAATAAAATCGGCTTGATTCACGACCCACTCCCATTTTTATCTGATCCTCTTTGGGCAAAATTTTCTATTATTTTCGTTAACATGTGGATTGGTATTCCTTTCACCATGTTGATTGCGACTGGGATCATCATGAACCTACCAAGTGAACAAATTGAGGCTGCTGAAATTGATGGCGCTAGCAAATTTCAAGTCTTCAAGTCTATCACATTCCCTCAAATTCTCTTGATCATGACACCAAACTTGATTCAACAGTTTATCGGAAATATCAATAACTTTAACGTTATTTATCTCCTTACTGGCGGTGGCCCAACAAATTCAGAATACTATCAGGCAGGAACTACAGACCTCCTCGTGACCTGGCTCTATAAATTAACTGTTACTGCTGCTGACTATAATTTAGCGTCAGTTATCGGTATCTTAATCTTTACGGTCTCAGCTATCTTTAGCTTACTTGCCTATACTCGAACAGCATCATACAAGGAAGGAGCGGCTAAATAATGAAAAACAAACGTCGATTTCAACTTGGCCTCGTTTATGCCACTTTAATTATCCTCTCAATCATTTGGCTCTTCCCAATTGCTTGGGTCCTTCTGACAAGTTTCCGTGGTGAAGGGACAGCCTATGTGAATTATTTTATTCCAAAAACTTTCACATTAGATCACTACATCAAGCTTTTTACCAATGAGACTTTCCCATTTGGCAGATGGTTCTTGAACACCTTTGTGGTAGCTACCTTTACTTGTATCATTTCAACCTTTATCACCGTTGCGATGGCCTATTCACTCAGCCGTATCAAGTTTAAATTCCGCAATCGCTTCTTGAAGCTGGCCCTTATTTTAAATATGTTCCCTGGTTTCATGAGCATGATTGCTATCTACTACATCTTGAAAGCTTTGGGCCTTACACAAACCTTGACAGCTCTTGTTCTGGTGTATTCAGCAGGTGCTGCTCTAGGCTTCTACATTGCTAAAGGGTTCTTTGATACTATTCCTTACTCGCTCGATGAATCAGCTATGATCGATGGAGCTACTCGGATGGATATTTTCTTCAAGATTACCCTACCTTTGTCAAAACCTATTATTGTTTATACTGCTCTTCTAGCATTCATGGGACCTTGGATTGACTTTATCTTTGCCCAAGTTATCTTAGGAGATGCTACAAGCAAATACACCGTTGCTATCGGTCTCTTTTCAATGCTTCAGCCAGATACCATTAACAACTGGTTTATGGCCTTCACTGCTGGTTCTGTCTTAATTGCCGTCCCAATCACTCTCCTCTTCATGTTTATGCAAAAATACTATGTTGAAGGAATTACAGGCGGTTCTGTTAAATAACTTACCAACATGCCAAACCTTCTAGGGGCCAGTTCCTTAGGAGGTTTTTAACGAACAAGCTAATAGCTGACCTGTTACTCACTTTTGCGAAAAGTTATAGAAATGTCCATCTTATCACCAAGACTTTGAGCCTTTCCTTGACTTTTACCCTTAATTCGGATATAACAAGACTATGACATCTAAAGTTACCATTAAAGATATTGCACGAGAAGCTGGTGTTTCTGTAGCCACTGTTTCTTACGTGTTAAATCAACGAAATGATCAGAAGATTAGCGAAGAAACTCGCAATAAAGTATTACACATCACTAACCTCCTGAACTATACCCCAAATCAAGCAGCCCGTTCTCTGGTGGCACGTCAATCCAACAGTGTTGTTCTTTATTACAAATACACTGACTCTATCCTGACCAGAGCAGAGCAACTACATACCATTAGCTGCTTATCACGATTGTTGCATGAACAGGACTATCAGCTCGTTTGCCTTAATGAAGATAGTATTGGAAAATTTGACTGGGCTGACCTTATTCTGACCTTAGATATTGAAAATGAGACCTTTTACAAAATCGGGAAACTTAATTTCAAGCCCTTAATTGCTATTGATAGCTTTGTTAATGACCCTCTCTTCTTCCAAATTAACACAAATTACGCAAACCTAAAAGACCAAGCAGATCAGTTTTTTAAGGATGAACCTTATACCCTGCTGACTCTCCCTATCAACAATCAAGAACGGTATGAGGCTATCTCCACCCTTTTTCCAAGCCTACATGTGGTTGACGACATGAGGGAGTTGCCCCGCTTTGAAAAGGAAAATCTTTTACTCATTGATGAGAGTTTGGATCAGTTCTTTGTGAACTCTTCGCAAAAACTCTACTGCCCACGTTTTTCCCCAGAAAAAGGGCAAGTTATCTTAGAGGCCATCGAGTGGGCCAAACAACGACAACTCAACAAAAATCATAACCTTCTCGTCTAATAGCACACAAAACCCCTTGCCACTTCAACTGAAGTGGCAAGGGGTTTTGATATGACATCGGTGTCAGAGTTCTCTTAGGATGGTAACGAATCTCTAAACTGTGTTTTGTAGAACACCCAGGTCAGCATTAATAAGGTACCAAATACTTGGCAATTCATAATCAATAGGGGATCCTGAATAAAGAAACTAAGAGCAATTGCCAGTAGACTTGGCCAGGCCAAACAATTGACCATCAAACCAAGACCTTCTGAAAAGTTTCGAATCATAAACAGCCGTGATCGTTTGGTCAAGGTCAAAAAGAAAGTGCCTAGACCAATCACAATAAGGCTGCCTACATACACCATGAGAACAAACGTCAACAGAATAAAACCAAGTACACTGGCTTTATTACTGTCATACCATTGCTGATTGACAAAGTCCTTCACTGCTTGAACTGTTGTTAGGTCAGCGAGCGACTGCTGCTCGCCTCTAACGTGGGCACGGAGTTCCTTGCCGTCAGGGGTAACAAAACGCCATTCTTTTTTCGTCACAATAATTTGCCTGGTTGATTCTGATGCCAATTTCTCTAAATCGACCTTTGTCGGTAAGACAGCCAAAACCACTTCACCATCTCGTCGAATCAAAGATTGACCCTGAAAGGTATTTTCCTCAAGCTTTCCTTGGGTCAATGCGTGATAGGTTTTGTCTGTGATAGGCGACAAACTCTTAGTTACAATCCGTTCCAAGGGATATGTTGTCATGTTAGCATAGTGTAACGTAACTGGAATCATTATTAAGGCGTTCAAAAAAACAATAATAAGAAGGTTTTGCCACCAAGTAAACTGAGCTCGGCTGGCAAACATTGCCCTAGGAGAAAGGCAATGTGATATGTAAGAAATAGGAAATTGTTTTTTATCTGGCATTAAACATTACTCCTTGTCAGGTTACCCTTTGGTACCACCACTTGTTAAACCTGAAACGAAATTTTTCTGTAGGAAGAAAAAGAGAACTGAAATAGGCACTGCAATCAGAATAGCTCCCGCAGCAAATAAGGTTACCTTAGGATTTCTAGCATCATTCGTAATAAACGATTGAAGACCAACTGCTACCGTATAATTTTCTTGCGCCCGTAAAAGGAATTTAGCCAACATGAAGTCTCCAAAAGGACCCATAAAAGCCCATAAGGATTGTACTGCAATCATTGGTCGCACAAGTGGAAGGACAATTTGGTAGAAGGTCCTAAAGTGTCCAGAACCATCTAACTTAGCAGATTCGTCCAAGTCATAAGGTACCGTGTCAAAATAACCCTTCATCAACCAGGCATTCATTGGAATACCACCACCGACGTAAATCAAAATCAAGAACCAGTATTGGTTTAAGGCATTAAAGAGCCAAGCCATAACAAAGTAAGCTGTTAAAGCCGCCATGGTAGGAACCATCTGTACGACTAGGAAAAAGATTAAACTTTTTTTGCGTCCAAAGAAATTGTAACGGCTATACGCATAACCTGTCAAAGTGATGACTGTTACTTGTATGAGCATGGTGAAGAATGCCACGATTAAAGTGTTCCAATACCATCTTAAGTATAAGGTATCTTGAAAGAGCGTTTTAAAGTTAGACAAGGTCCATGGCCCATCAAAATGAAAACTAAAGGCTGTGGTATTTCCTGGTCTAAAAGCTGAACTGACCGTCACTAGTATCGGGAATAAAATCACGATCGCTAAGGAGATTAGATAGAGATAGGTCAATAATTGGGTGAAGAAACGTTTGCGTTTCATGGATGTTGAAACATAGGTCTTTCTCATTATCTCTCCTCCATATCAAAAGCTTTAAATTTCTTAAAGGTAATCAAGGATACCGAAATCACTATTACAGAGATGATTAAGGTTACTGCCGACGCCATCGAAAACTGAGATGAGGTTTGTGTGGTCAACTTATAAATCCAGGAAATGAGGATATCAGTTGTCCCAGCTCCCCCCCAACAGTACCAGGGCCCCCATTATTAAACAGATAAATAATAGAAAAATTATTGAAGTTAAAAGTGTACTGTGCAATCAGCGTCGGTGCTGCAACCGCAAAAATCATTGGCATGGTGATATGACGGAATTTCTGCAAGACTGTCCCACCATCAACAGTTGCTGCTTCGTATAAATCAGCTGGAATTGCCTGTAAAATACCTGATACCAAAATATAGATATAGGGAAATCCTAGCCAACCTTGAACCATAATAACAGCCACTTTTGTCCAGAAGGGGTCTGTCTTCCAAGGCACAATTCCGAAGTCAACGAAAGGAAGGAATTTCTCGATGAAAGGAAGAACCTGAACATTCATGGCCCCAATGGAATCATTAAAGAAATTACCAAAACTCATAATAGAGATAAAGGCTGGAACAGCCCATGGTAACAAGAATATCACACCAAAGAGACGTTTTCCTTTGATAAAGGATTGATTAGCAATAACAGCCGTTGCAATTCCAATAACAATTTGAAGACTTGTTGCTGCTAATGTCCAGATCAGCGTCCATGACAAAACAGACGTAAATGCTGTTTTGAAGGTGCTTAATTCTAAGATATTAAGAAAGTTCTTCAATCCTACCCAGTCCAATAAACGATACGGAGGAATGTGCCTAAAATCGTAATTGGTAAAAGCAATCAGCAAGGTCACTAAAACTGGAAAAATAATAGCGAAAGCCATTGCTAAATAAGCCGGAATGATAAGCAAGTAAGGAAATCCTTTTTCATAAATCGCTTCAAGGGTTTCTTTAGCCGTCACCGGAACCTTCTTGCCTTCATTCATTTGACGAGCAACTAATTTAGCATCTCTCATAGCAACCAAATGAAAAATAACAAATAAGGCTAGGATAATTAATTGCATGGCCCCCTTAATTAACATAAATAAGGAGTGATCTTGCATTGGAACACTTCCAAGACTGTAAAGACCTGTTAAAGCAGGAATTGCTAGAACTACAATTTCTAGTAGTTCTAGCAAGAAAACAACTAATAAGACTCCCCCTTTAACGATTTGTTTATTGTATAGTTGTCCCAAGCCTGGGATAACAGATAGCCACATGGCTTTATTAGACTTCTGTTGTCTTTGGTTATCTATCATTTTTTATTCCTCTTTTCATAAACAATTAAGTGACTCCCCTTACTCAATGGCCTGCTTTTTCAGGTGAGCACCTAACCACTTATGTCACAATATAATCATGTTTTCCATTTAAAATGGGACTCTTAGTTAGATATCACGACATAGCCACCTTGAAGCAATTGGGCATTCTCTCTATCTACCCCATTACCGGTTAACACTTGTCCCTTATCCTTAATAGGATAATCACTCTCTCCATTGTTAAGAACAAGTGTAATGCTTTGCTCACTTAAGCTGCGTTTCAGAATGAAGCAATCTCCGTCATGATCAATGCTAATAGCTCCTTCTTGAAGAGCTGGCTGTTGGCGAAGAGCAATAATCGCTTTTACTTTGCTAAAGAAATCCTTGTCCCACTCAGCATCATCCCAGGGAAAACCGCGACGAGAATCAGGGTCGTAGCCCCCTTCCATTGCCACTTCTGTCCCATAATACAAGCAAGGAATGCCCATAAAGGTAAAGAGCAATGCTAAAGCAGCTAACAATTTATCTTTGGAACCCTTAACTTGAGTGAAGAAACGATGCGTATCATGAGAATCCAAAAGATTCAAGTTCATGCGATTAACTTGCCAAGTGTTTCGCATCAAAATGTTGCTTAATTTCTCAGCCAATTGTTTTGATGTCATGGTTTCAAAAGCAAAGTAATCCAAACAGGCTTTGGTGAAAGCATAATTCATAATCCCATCATATTGATCCCCTGCCAAATAAGGATAGGCATCATGCCAGTTCTCCCCAATTAAAATAGCATCAGCTTTTTCAGCTTTAACCGTATGACGGAAACGTCGCCAAAAATCATGAGATACTTCATCAGAAACATCTAGGCGCCAACCATCGATACCAAATTCTTTAATCCAGTATCGCCCAATCTCAATCAGATAGTCTTGAACATCTCTATTTGAGGTATTCCATTTAGGCATATAGTTACATCCAGCAAACGTCTCATAATTGACCAGTTCCATAGACGGGTGTTCATCATGAGTCATAAACCAATCAAAAAACTTAGACTCTTTACCGTATCTCAAGACATCCTGAAATTCCACGGCATCACTGCTGGCATGGTTAAAAACAGCATCTAAGATAATCTTGATTCCCATTTGGTGAGCCAAATCAATCAATTCTTGCAAATCATATTTAGTTCCAAATTGTGGATCAATAGCGTAGTAATCACTAATATCATATTTATGATTACTAATGGATTGAAAAATTGGCGTTAAATAGATGACATTAATCCCTAAATCTTTGAGGTAATCTAGTTTTTCTGTAATTCCCCTTAAATCTCCACTAGCAAAACTTTTAGGAGTCGGTTTTTCTAACCAATCCATGTTGACATAACTGTCATCTTTTTCCCAATCCCCACGGTTAAAGCGATCAACAAAGATTTGATAAAAAACCGCGTCTTTTGTTCAAGGAATGACCTGATGAACATCAACAGCATTGATATAAGGCATTTGGAAGAAATTATAAAAACCATTTGAAAAATCGTAACTAGTGGTTAACCCATCTTCACTAAAATAATAGGTTTGACCTTCTTCTTCAATTTTAAAAATATAAGCCAATCTCACATCGTCTAATGTTAAAGTGGTTTCATAATAGGCATGCGTATGGTCTGTATAGGCAACTGACATTTCCAATTCTTCTTGGAATTCATGATAACCATATTTAGGCCCGTGGACCAAATTAACAGTAATATCTTTATCTTCTTTGGCCACACGTAATCGGATGACAAGTTCCTTTTGAAATAAGGCAAAGCAATACCTCGAATCTGGAATATGTAACATTCCGGCAATATTCATTTCTACCTCCATTAATAAAGTATTGACATTGACGGTGAAGTGACCCCCAAAAGTTGGACATTATATTTTAAGTTAAGGATTGAGTTCTGTATTGCACAGGACTTAGTCCTTTTAATGTAAGTTTGATTCGTTTAGTGTTGTAGTAGTTGATATATTCTGAAATAGCTGTTTTTAATGTTTCGAGGGAAGTAAATTCCTTCTCAAACCCATAAAACATTTCTGTCTTCAATGTTCCAAAAAAAGATTCCATCATGCCGTTATCTAAGCTATTTCCTTTACGCGACATGGACGGTCTCATTCCATGCTCCTCAAGAAAATGATGGTAGTAAGTGTGTTGATATTGCCATCCTTGGTCACTATGTAAAATAGTGCCCTGGTAAGTTTGTTCAGGAAAAGCCTCGGAAAGCATCGTTTTAAGTTGTTGTAAGTTTGGCGAGGTAGATAAATGATATGCAATAATCTCACTGTTAAAGCCATCAAGAACTGGTGATAGATACAATTTTTGATCACTAGCAGGAATTGAAAACTCTGTGACATCGGTATAACACTTCTTAAGTGGTTGGGTAGCTTTAAATTGACGCTTAATGAGATTATCAGCTTTCTTGCCAACCTCACCTTTATAAGAGTTATAGCGACGTTTCGCACGGATTCTAGCTTTCAAACCAAGTTCTGTCATCAAACGTTGAACTTTCTTATGATTAACTTTATAGCCTCGATTTTTAAGTTCGAGGTGAATTCTACGGTAACCATATCTCCCTTTGTTCTCAGAATAAATATCTTGAATAGCTTCTTTTAATTCTTTGTTGTTATCTCCCTGAGTTAGACGTTTAACCTGATAATAGTAGGTTGATCGAGACAGCTTCAAAATATTAAGTAGGATTCTTAAATCAAATACATTGATTAGTCCTTGAATGATTTCTGTTGCTCTTTGAGCCTTGCTTCGACCCTCAATCGGAGTTCTCTCAACTTTTTTAGTACGGCATTCTCCGCTCTAAGGTACTCATTATCATATTGAAGACGCTCTAATTCAGTCATTTCTTCAAGTTTTCTCTTTGGTTTGCGTCCTATCTTTACAGGTCTCCCTCTTGATTTCTCAAGAATAGTATACCCGTTTTTCTTGTATTGCGCTATCCAATTAGGAAGCATTCCCTTGTTTGGTAATCCATAATCTAGAGAAACCTCTAGCTGAGACCTACCTTTCATCAGAACTTCGTTTATGATTTCCTGCTTTAGTTCAGGAGAATAATACCTATTTTTCCTTTTACAAACACTTTCCAATCCGTGTATATCAATAAGGCGGACCATGTATTGAAGGTTATACTTACTCATATTAAATGTTTGACTGATTTTAGGCCATGTCCAACCAGATTGTCGTAAGCGATAGATTTCAATTTTATCTTCATAACTTAATTTCATAGAAAAACACCCCAAAAGTTAGATTTGTTGTCTAACTTTTGGGGTGCAGTTCACGGTACTTCTTTTTCTTTAAAACGAAAAATAGCAGAACGACTCATACTTCTACATTTTTAGTATCTGTTTCATCTTCATCAAACTAAAAGAAATAGAGGCTGGGCGTACTTCTTTGTCCCAGCCTCCCTTTCTGTCTTATTTAGCGTATTTTTGTTCAATAGCTTCCTTAATAGTTTTTGCTGCTTCTTTAGCAGCTTTAGAAGCTTCTTCCTTACCAGAAGCCACGTTAAAGAACATATTTGCACCTGGTTCCCAAACTTCAGCCATTTCTGGAATATTTGGCATTGGTTGTGCGCTCTCAAACTGACTAATCACAGCTTTCGTTAACTCATTACCCTCTTTAGAAGCATAATCACGTGCTGTTAAGTTAGCTGGAATTTCTTGTGTTTTATCATAGAAACGTTTTTGGTTTTCAGCGTTGGTCACATAATAAAGGAATTTTTGAGCAGTCGTTTTTCCTTTAGAATAGTTTGAAATAACCCAAGCTTTACCACCTGCGAACGGTTGGTATTTTTTACCATTTGTCAAAGTAGGAATTTCCATGACCCCAAAGTTAACGCCAGCATCTTTAAATGAGCTAGCTGCCCATGGACCATCAATGATGACACCAGCTTTTTTAGAAATAAATTGTTCAGTGATAAAATCACCAGCTTTTTTAGTGTCTTGCATCCCTTGAGACCAAGTACCATACCACTGTTTCGCGTAGTTTAACCCTTCAACAGTTCCGCCGTTACCTAAGCCTAAATCACTTGGTTTGGTTCCTTTATCGCCAAAGACATAACCATCATAACCAGCAATCAAGCCATAACCATAATAGAAGTCTGTCCATTTCGCCAAGAAACCTACAGATTTTCCTAGTTCAGAGGCAAAAGCAAACTTAGGATCTTTTTGTAATACTTCTAATTCAGTAAAGGTTTTAGGAGCATCTGCCACTAAATCTTTATTGTAATAAGTTACCAAAGTTTCAATAACGTCTGGTGCACCATAAGTTTTACCGTCAATGGTTACTAATTTCTTAACCGTATCGTCAAACTCTTTGCTGTTTCCTAAAGTAACCTCAGCGATTTGACCTTCAGATCCTAAACCTCC
Coding sequences within it:
- a CDS encoding IS3 family transposase (programmed frameshift), which produces MKLSYEDKIEIYRLRQSGWTWPKISQTFNMSKYNLQYMVRLIDIHGLESVCKRKNRYYSPELKQEIINEVLMKGRSQLEVSLDYGLPNKGMLPNWIAQYKKNGYTILEKSRGRPVKIGRKPKRKLEEMTELERLQYDNEYLRAENAVPKKVERTPIEGRSKAQRATEIIQGLINVFDLRILLNILKLSRSTYYYQVKRLTQGDNNKELKEAIQDIYSENKGRYGYRRIHLELKNRGYKVNHKKVQRLMTELGLKARIRAKRRYNSYKGEVGKKADNLIKRQFKATQPLKKCYTDVTEFSIPASDQKLYLSPVLDGFNSEIIAYHLSTSPNLQQLKTMLSEAFPEQTYQGTILHSDQGWQYQHTYYHHFLEEHGMRPSMSRKGNSLDNGMMESFFGTLKTEMFYGFEKEFTSLETLKTAISEYINYYNTKRIKLTLKGLSPVQYRTQSLT
- a CDS encoding sugar ABC transporter permease, whose amino-acid sequence is MKNKRRFQLGLVYATLIILSIIWLFPIAWVLLTSFRGEGTAYVNYFIPKTFTLDHYIKLFTNETFPFGRWFLNTFVVATFTCIISTFITVAMAYSLSRIKFKFRNRFLKLALILNMFPGFMSMIAIYYILKALGLTQTLTALVLVYSAGAALGFYIAKGFFDTIPYSLDESAMIDGATRMDIFFKITLPLSKPIIVYTALLAFMGPWIDFIFAQVILGDATSKYTVAIGLFSMLQPDTINNWFMAFTAGSVLIAVPITLLFMFMQKYYVEGITGGSVK
- a CDS encoding DUF1189 domain-containing protein; this translates as MPDKKQFPISYISHCLSPRAMFASRAQFTWWQNLLIIVFLNALIMIPVTLHYANMTTYPLERIVTKSLSPITDKTYHALTQGKLEENTFQGQSLIRRDGEVVLAVLPTKVDLEKLASESTRQIIVTKKEWRFVTPDGKELRAHVRGEQQSLADLTTVQAVKDFVNQQWYDSNKASVLGFILLTFVLMVYVGSLIVIGLGTFFLTLTKRSRLFMIRNFSEGLGLMVNCLAWPSLLAIALSFFIQDPLLIMNCQVFGTLLMLTWVFYKTQFRDSLPS
- a CDS encoding LacI family DNA-binding transcriptional regulator, translated to MTSKVTIKDIAREAGVSVATVSYVLNQRNDQKISEETRNKVLHITNLLNYTPNQAARSLVARQSNSVVLYYKYTDSILTRAEQLHTISCLSRLLHEQDYQLVCLNEDSIGKFDWADLILTLDIENETFYKIGKLNFKPLIAIDSFVNDPLFFQINTNYANLKDQADQFFKDEPYTLLTLPINNQERYEAISTLFPSLHVVDDMRELPRFEKENLLLIDESLDQFFVNSSQKLYCPRFSPEKGQVILEAIEWAKQRQLNKNHNLLV
- a CDS encoding extracellular solute-binding protein, which produces MLCHGIGKKVSVIGTLSLALVLNLTACTSGGSKDAKETDGKTIVVSVDEGYADYIKSIKGEFEKENKVTVKVKKEGMMDTLDKLSTDGSTGTSPDVFLAPYDRVGGLGSEGQIAEVTLGNSKEFDDTVKKLVTIDGKTYGAPDVIETLVTYYNKDLVADAPKTFTELEVLQKDPKFAFASELGKSVGFLAKWTDFYYGYGLIAGYDGYVFGDKGTKPSDLGLGNGGTVEGLNYAKQWYGTWSQGMQDTKKAGDFITEQFISKKAGVIIDGPWAASSFKDAGVNFGVMEIPTLTNGKKYQPFAGGKAWVISNYSKGKTTAQKFLYYVTNAENQKRFYDKTQEIPANLTARDYASKEGNELTKAVISQFESAQPMPNIPEMAEVWEPGANMFFNVASGKEEASKAAKEAAKTIKEAIEQKYAK
- a CDS encoding sugar ABC transporter permease; the encoded protein is MRKTYVSTSMKRKRFFTQLLTYLYLISLAIVILFPILVTVSSAFRPGNTTAFSFHFDGPWTLSNFKTLFQDTLYLRWYWNTLIVAFFTMLIQVTVITLTGYAYSRYNFFGRKKSLIFFLVVQMVPTMAALTAYFVMAWLFNALNQYWFLILIYVGGGIPMNAWLMKGYFDTVPYDLDESAKLDGSGHFRTFYQIVLPLVRPMIAVQSLWAFMGPFGDFMLAKFLLRAQENYTVAVGLQSFITNDARNPKVTLFAAGAILIAVPISVLFFFLQKNFVSGLTSGGTKG
- a CDS encoding carbohydrate ABC transporter permease, whose protein sequence is MTQSSLTPQVSVAEALKKGSWDIKLSAIIMGFANLANKQFVKGTLFLLSELVFLIAFVSQIIPAIGGLFTLGTQTQGMTTKTIDGIKIQVAVDGDNSMLMLIFGLASLIFCLVFAYIYWCNLKSARNLYLLKQDGQKIPSFKEDFVTLANGRFHMTLMAIPLIGVLLFTILPLIYMICLAFTNFDHNHLPPKSLFDWVGLANFGNILSGRMAGTFFPVFSWTLIWAVFATVTNFFFGIVLALLINTKGLKWKKMWRTIFVITIAVPQFISLLIMRNLLNDEGPLNALLNKIGLIHDPLPFLSDPLWAKFSIIFVNMWIGIPFTMLIATGIIMNLPSEQIEAAEIDGASKFQVFKSITFPQILLIMTPNLIQQFIGNINNFNVIYLLTGGGPTNSEYYQAGTTDLLVTWLYKLTVTAADYNLASVIGILIFTVSAIFSLLAYTRTASYKEGAAK